Proteins found in one Microcoleus sp. FACHB-68 genomic segment:
- the gyrA gene encoding DNA gyrase subunit A, giving the protein MTYSQERIIPTDLRNEMQQSYLEYAMSVIVGRALPDARDGLKPVHRRILYAMHELGLAPDRPFRKCARVVGEVLGKYHPHGDTAVYDALVRMAQDFSMRSPLINGHGNFGSIDNDPPAAMRYTECRLQSLTSEAMLRDIDSDTVDYGDNFDGSQQEPLVMPARIPQLLLNGSSGIAVGMATNIPPHNLGELIDGLVALIHNPELTDVQLMQYIPGPDFPTGGQILGVTGIREAYTTGRGSITMRGVASIETIEHRGRPDREAIIITELPYQTNKAAMIEKIADMVNEKRLEGIADIRDESDRDGMRVVIELKRDAYPRVVLNNLYKQTPLQANFGANMLALVNAEPQLLTIRQFLNVFLDFRVETITRRTQYELRKAEERDHLLQGLLIALDNLDAIIHLIRSAADTATAKQELMDTYGLSEAQADAILQMQLRRLTALEAQKIMQEHDELQTLIADLQDILARRERILEIIETEATDIKTKFATPRRTLIEHADGEIDDTDLIANEKALILLTEQGYIKRMPVNSFEAQSRGTRGKAANRMKEDDGVEHFLTCCDHDSVLFFSARGVVYCLKAYQIPTGSRTARGTAIVQMLPIPRDEKITSIVPVSEFSDDEYLIMLTKGGYIKKTALSAFSNIRANGLIAISLEEADQLRWVRRARAEDSIIIGSRQGMAIHFKATADQLRPLGRATRGVKSMNLRKGDELISMDILPAAIVATLAQTEVDESEIEEEELELQIDESENGAQDLALSSDESENGAQDSALTTSAGPWVLVVTTGGYGKRVPVGQFRLQNRAGKGIIVTKFKSRRTNDQLAALRIVHEGDELMIVTSRGIIIRQSADAISPQSRSATGVRVQRLDEDDAIAAVALVPPSNGETEEQEEAE; this is encoded by the coding sequence ATGACCTACTCCCAGGAGCGGATTATCCCCACGGATTTACGCAACGAGATGCAACAGTCTTACCTGGAATACGCGATGAGCGTAATTGTGGGGCGGGCGCTCCCAGATGCCAGGGATGGACTCAAGCCGGTACACCGGCGCATCCTCTACGCGATGCATGAGTTGGGCCTTGCTCCGGATCGGCCTTTCCGCAAATGCGCCCGTGTGGTGGGGGAAGTGCTGGGTAAATACCATCCCCACGGCGATACAGCCGTCTATGACGCCTTGGTGCGGATGGCACAAGACTTCTCCATGCGTTCGCCCCTGATCAACGGCCACGGCAACTTTGGCTCGATTGACAACGACCCACCGGCAGCAATGCGGTATACCGAGTGCCGGCTGCAATCGCTGACCTCGGAGGCGATGCTGCGCGATATTGACTCAGATACCGTCGATTATGGGGATAACTTCGACGGTTCCCAGCAAGAACCCCTGGTGATGCCGGCACGCATCCCCCAACTGCTGCTCAACGGTTCCTCTGGCATCGCGGTGGGCATGGCCACCAACATCCCACCACACAATCTGGGAGAACTCATTGATGGCTTGGTCGCCCTGATTCACAACCCAGAGTTGACCGATGTCCAGCTCATGCAGTACATTCCTGGCCCGGACTTTCCCACCGGCGGCCAAATTTTAGGCGTCACCGGCATCCGCGAAGCCTACACCACTGGGCGCGGTTCCATTACCATGCGCGGTGTTGCCAGCATAGAAACCATTGAACACCGGGGCCGGCCAGACCGCGAAGCAATCATCATCACCGAACTGCCCTACCAAACCAATAAGGCAGCGATGATTGAGAAAATTGCCGACATGGTGAACGAAAAGCGGTTGGAAGGCATTGCCGATATCCGCGATGAAAGCGACCGCGACGGAATGCGAGTCGTCATCGAACTCAAGCGCGACGCCTATCCGCGAGTTGTCCTCAACAACCTCTACAAACAAACGCCCCTGCAAGCTAATTTTGGGGCAAATATGCTGGCGCTGGTCAATGCAGAACCACAACTGCTCACCATCAGGCAGTTCCTCAATGTTTTCTTGGATTTCCGTGTTGAAACCATTACCAGACGGACGCAGTACGAACTGCGAAAAGCCGAAGAACGCGATCATTTGCTGCAAGGGTTACTCATTGCTCTAGACAATTTAGATGCAATTATTCACCTAATTCGTAGTGCAGCAGATACCGCCACTGCCAAGCAGGAATTAATGGATACCTATGGGCTTTCTGAAGCCCAAGCAGACGCCATTTTGCAGATGCAACTGCGCCGGTTGACTGCATTAGAAGCTCAGAAAATTATGCAAGAACACGATGAGTTGCAAACACTCATCGCCGATTTGCAGGATATTCTGGCAAGGCGCGAACGCATTTTAGAAATCATCGAAACCGAAGCGACAGACATCAAAACAAAGTTTGCCACACCGCGACGGACCCTGATCGAACACGCAGATGGGGAAATCGATGACACTGACTTAATCGCCAATGAAAAAGCCTTAATTCTGCTAACAGAACAAGGTTACATTAAGCGAATGCCGGTGAACTCTTTTGAAGCGCAAAGTCGGGGCACTCGTGGTAAAGCCGCGAACCGGATGAAAGAGGATGATGGGGTTGAGCATTTCTTAACTTGTTGCGACCATGATAGCGTTTTGTTCTTTAGCGCTCGCGGCGTCGTTTATTGCCTGAAAGCTTATCAAATTCCCACCGGCTCCCGCACGGCGCGAGGCACTGCCATCGTGCAAATGCTGCCAATTCCACGAGATGAAAAAATCACCTCAATCGTGCCGGTGAGCGAATTCAGTGACGATGAATATCTAATCATGCTCACCAAAGGCGGCTACATCAAAAAAACCGCCTTGTCTGCCTTCAGCAACATTCGAGCCAATGGCTTAATTGCCATTTCTCTTGAAGAAGCCGATCAGTTGCGCTGGGTGCGACGCGCACGCGCAGAAGATAGCATCATCATTGGATCGCGGCAGGGAATGGCAATTCATTTCAAAGCCACCGCCGACCAGTTGCGTCCCCTCGGTCGTGCTACGCGGGGTGTAAAATCCATGAACCTCCGCAAAGGTGATGAACTGATCAGCATGGATATCCTGCCGGCAGCGATCGTTGCCACCCTTGCTCAAACAGAGGTGGATGAATCAGAAATCGAAGAGGAGGAACTAGAACTCCAAATCGATGAATCTGAAAACGGCGCTCAAGATTTAGCACTCAGTAGCGATGAGTCTGAAAACGGCGCTCAAGATTCAGCACTCACCACATCTGCCGGTCCGTGGGTATTGGTGGTAACCACCGGCGGCTATGGCAAGCGAGTGCCGGTTGGTCAATTCCGGCTACAAAATCGTGCCGGTAAGGGAATTATCGTCACGAAATTTAAGTCTCGGCGTACGAATGATCAACTCGCTGCCTTGCGAATTGTCCATGAGGGTGATGAACTCATGATCGTGACAAGTCGAGGCATTATCATTCGCCAATCTGCGGATGCAATTTCCCCTCAATCCCGGAGTGCAACGGGTGTGCGGGTGCAACGCTTGGATGAAGATGATGCCATTGCCGCAGTCGCTTTAGTTCCCCCCTCTAATGGCGAGACGGAGGAGCAAGAAGAGGCGGAATAA
- a CDS encoding protein kinase — protein MLKKGFDLKEFLQIAIKIVEILGQVYQKYIIHKDINPSNIVINPERLAVKLIDFGISTVLSQETPAQKNQIFLEGTLIYMSPQQTDRMNRALDYCTDLIKSAL, from the coding sequence ATTTTAAAAAAAGGCTTTGATTTAAAAGAGTTTTTGCAAATTGCAATTAAAATTGTTGAAATTTTAGGCCAAGTTTATCAAAAATATATAATTCACAAAGATATTAATCCTTCCAATATCGTTATTAATCCAGAAAGGTTAGCAGTAAAATTAATAGATTTTGGAATTTCTACCGTTTTATCGCAAGAAACGCCGGCTCAAAAAAATCAGATTTTTTTGGAAGGAACTTTAATTTATATGTCGCCGCAACAAACCGACAGAATGAATCGCGCTTTGGACTACTGCACTGATCTGATAAAATCGGCGCTATAG
- a CDS encoding chloride channel protein, with the protein MLPEKPQTPDKTQRRPLLQLFGVARRNPLMISRWVLRWAIVGTICGLFAGLYWNVLEFMIHALDRFNGPTLMFVMPVAGLLIGVVIHFLGNPGEIAVIVDNIHFRGGRLDARKNPAMILASLLSISAGGSAGPEAPLVQVTGSFGTWVADRLNLEGENLRSMSLAAMAAGFTALFGAPLGGAMFALEILHHEYVLEYYEALLPAIISSCASYLVFAGITRLGIAPTWHFPSYHLDKIDDFALAILYGAIGAVAGWIFIAIFRGCDRLFARIPGPIYVRTTFAGLALGGLAAILPLTRYFGHDELDAVVSTNFPAFFLLVLALAKMAAISVTVTGGWRGGFIIPLFFTGACIGKAVSSFIPGLNPALAMICTMAALNAAVTRTPISTTLLLAKLTNLSPFTPILFASLMGFFLAPKAPLITSQLKSQPEALAD; encoded by the coding sequence GTGCTACCAGAAAAGCCCCAAACACCTGATAAAACTCAACGCCGGCCATTACTTCAGCTTTTTGGCGTTGCTAGGCGCAACCCGCTGATGATTTCACGCTGGGTTTTACGCTGGGCCATTGTTGGTACGATTTGCGGTCTGTTCGCAGGGTTGTACTGGAATGTTTTGGAGTTCATGATACACGCCTTGGATCGGTTTAATGGCCCAACGCTGATGTTTGTCATGCCTGTTGCGGGTTTGCTGATCGGGGTTGTGATTCATTTTCTCGGCAATCCCGGTGAAATTGCCGTGATTGTTGATAATATCCATTTTCGCGGTGGGCGTTTGGATGCTCGAAAAAATCCTGCGATGATTTTGGCGTCTCTGCTGAGTATTTCTGCGGGGGGAAGTGCCGGCCCAGAAGCCCCTCTGGTACAGGTAACAGGTTCGTTTGGTACTTGGGTTGCGGATCGCTTGAACTTGGAAGGGGAAAACCTCAGATCAATGAGTTTGGCGGCAATGGCTGCCGGTTTTACGGCGCTATTTGGTGCACCTTTGGGTGGGGCGATGTTTGCTTTGGAGATTTTGCACCACGAGTATGTTTTGGAGTATTACGAGGCGCTACTACCGGCAATTATTTCCAGTTGCGCGAGTTATTTGGTGTTTGCCGGTATTACCCGCTTAGGAATTGCACCCACTTGGCATTTCCCGTCTTACCATTTGGATAAGATTGACGATTTTGCGCTGGCGATTTTGTATGGGGCAATCGGTGCTGTGGCGGGATGGATTTTTATCGCCATTTTTCGAGGGTGTGACCGGCTTTTTGCCCGAATTCCAGGGCCGATTTATGTCCGCACAACCTTTGCCGGTTTGGCATTGGGCGGACTCGCTGCCATTTTACCGTTAACTCGTTATTTTGGTCACGATGAATTGGATGCCGTTGTTAGCACTAACTTTCCTGCTTTTTTCCTGTTAGTTTTAGCTTTGGCAAAAATGGCGGCAATTAGCGTCACGGTTACAGGTGGCTGGCGTGGCGGGTTTATTATTCCGCTGTTTTTCACAGGTGCGTGTATCGGCAAAGCTGTCAGCAGTTTCATTCCGGGTTTAAATCCTGCTTTGGCGATGATTTGTACAATGGCAGCACTGAATGCAGCAGTAACGCGAACGCCGATTAGTACAACTTTGCTGCTTGCAAAACTGACTAATCTCAGTCCTTTTACACCGATTCTTTTTGCTAGTTTGATGGGCTTCTTTTTAGCCCCCAAAGCTCCTTTAATTACCTCTCAACTCAAGTCTCAGCCGGAAGCGTTAGCTGATTGA
- a CDS encoding histone deacetylase, which produces MFPIIYSEDFLLHQTGRLHPERPERLSAIVEALKASPWADRLDWQQPTPVKARPVIPQIEQIHPQSYIQEIQHLATRGGGHVDPDTPVSPQSYDVALLAVSAWLDGVDRVLSTGTPAFVLARPPGHHALSSRGMGFCLFSNAAIAAHYALEQSAIERVAILDWDVHHGNGTQDIVENNPKIAYCSLHQSPCYPGTGYGNERGGHDNVLNIPMFPGSAVAQYRQAFESEVMPFLQNFQPDLLIVSAGYDANAADPLAGINLQPEDFGLFTDYCLTLTRRIVFGLEGGYDLDALAKSVVATVERCLLQKS; this is translated from the coding sequence ATGTTTCCCATCATCTACTCAGAAGATTTCCTGCTGCACCAGACAGGCCGGCTCCACCCAGAACGTCCAGAGCGTTTGAGTGCGATTGTAGAAGCGCTGAAAGCCTCTCCTTGGGCAGATCGGCTCGATTGGCAACAGCCAACGCCAGTGAAAGCGAGGCCGGTGATTCCTCAAATTGAACAAATTCACCCTCAATCTTATATCCAAGAAATCCAGCACCTAGCGACCAGGGGCGGTGGCCACGTTGATCCCGACACGCCGGTTTCCCCCCAAAGTTATGATGTGGCGTTGTTGGCGGTGAGTGCGTGGCTAGATGGCGTTGATCGCGTTCTGTCCACCGGCACACCGGCTTTTGTACTGGCCCGTCCCCCAGGACACCACGCCCTCAGCTCACGCGGCATGGGTTTTTGCCTCTTTTCAAATGCCGCGATCGCCGCTCACTATGCCCTAGAACAATCGGCCATTGAACGGGTGGCCATCCTCGACTGGGACGTGCATCACGGCAACGGCACTCAAGACATTGTGGAGAACAATCCTAAAATTGCCTACTGTTCTTTGCACCAGTCGCCCTGCTATCCCGGTACAGGCTATGGAAACGAACGGGGAGGGCACGACAATGTACTAAATATTCCGATGTTTCCGGGAAGCGCGGTTGCACAGTACCGGCAGGCATTTGAAAGCGAAGTGATGCCGTTTTTACAAAACTTTCAGCCAGATTTGCTGATTGTTAGTGCCGGCTACGATGCCAATGCTGCTGATCCCTTGGCCGGTATCAATTTGCAACCCGAAGATTTTGGGCTATTTACAGACTATTGCCTGACGCTGACACGCCGGATTGTTTTTGGCTTAGAAGGCGGTTACGATCTGGACGCATTGGCGAAATCGGTTGTAGCAACCGTTGAGCGATGTTTGTTACAGAAAAGTTAA
- a CDS encoding tellurite resistance TerB family protein: MGKYDHVFGAEGASEKTLSPEEAVAAIAVVTIFADGHPSDEENQVLTEIINSLDIFEEYTVEEFQKMFDKITGILNQEGIGVLFNTAVDALSDDLIEISFEVAVEIILSEESDDESEDTFLDELAEALGLPEEIAQEIIDDLIDDEPIEDDEEV; encoded by the coding sequence GTGGGTAAGTACGATCATGTGTTTGGCGCTGAGGGCGCGAGCGAAAAAACCCTTAGCCCGGAAGAAGCTGTAGCTGCGATCGCTGTGGTTACCATTTTTGCAGACGGGCACCCCTCGGATGAGGAAAATCAAGTATTAACCGAGATTATTAACAGTTTGGATATCTTCGAGGAGTATACCGTCGAAGAGTTCCAAAAAATGTTTGATAAAATCACCGGCATCCTCAATCAAGAAGGCATTGGCGTTCTTTTTAATACAGCAGTTGATGCCCTCTCCGATGATCTGATAGAAATTTCTTTTGAGGTAGCGGTTGAAATCATTTTATCCGAGGAATCTGATGATGAGTCGGAAGATACCTTCTTAGACGAGCTTGCAGAAGCATTGGGGCTTCCTGAAGAGATCGCACAGGAAATTATAGACGACTTGATTGACGACGAACCGATTGAGGACGACGAGGAAGTTTAG
- a CDS encoding tellurite resistance TerB family protein — protein MLSPAEAFAALTLAAIASDGYLSDEESHGISFTLSRMKLFRSYSDDVMRRMFDKLLSILKRQGASALFDAALESLPHEMRPTAFAVATDLILADGVVTKEEENFLNQLHQALDIPGDTALQIVEVMMIKNKG, from the coding sequence ATGCTTAGTCCAGCTGAAGCTTTTGCTGCTCTCACCTTGGCTGCCATCGCCTCAGACGGTTACCTGTCTGATGAAGAATCGCACGGGATTTCTTTTACACTGTCTCGCATGAAACTCTTCAGGAGTTACTCAGACGATGTAATGCGGAGAATGTTTGATAAACTCCTCAGTATTCTCAAGCGTCAAGGTGCCAGTGCGCTGTTTGATGCGGCCCTCGAATCACTCCCCCACGAAATGCGGCCCACTGCTTTTGCCGTTGCGACAGATTTGATCTTAGCCGATGGCGTTGTCACTAAAGAAGAAGAGAACTTTTTGAATCAACTTCATCAAGCTTTAGATATTCCTGGTGACACAGCGCTGCAAATTGTAGAAGTCATGATGATTAAAAACAAAGGCTAA
- a CDS encoding NAD-dependent epimerase/dehydratase family protein, whose protein sequence is MSIAIITGSAGLIGSEASAFFAKQGLDVVGIDNNMRRVFFGDDASTSWNRQRLEESLGSHYRHVEIDIRDFEAITKLFKEYGSEIALVIHTAAQPSHDWAAREPLTDFTVNANGTLHLLEATRLHAPDAVFIFTSTNKVYGDTPNRLPLVEKEYRWEIEPGHTYEPGIREDMSIDHTLHSLFGASKVAADVLVQEYGRYFQMKTACFRGGCLTGPKHSGTQLHGFLAYLMKCTVTGKPYTVNGYKGKQVRDNIHSADLIRAFYEFFKAPRVAEVYNTGGGRYSNCSMLEGIQMCEEIAGRKLNWNYADNNRIGDHIWWISDNSKFSKHYPNWKMQYNVRQILQEIYEFNKERWPQESV, encoded by the coding sequence GTGAGCATTGCTATTATCACCGGCTCTGCCGGCCTAATTGGTTCTGAAGCATCTGCCTTCTTTGCCAAACAAGGCTTAGACGTGGTTGGAATTGACAATAATATGCGTCGTGTCTTCTTTGGTGACGATGCCTCTACAAGTTGGAACCGGCAGCGGCTGGAGGAGTCTTTAGGTTCCCACTATCGCCATGTAGAAATAGATATTCGGGATTTTGAAGCAATTACCAAGCTATTTAAAGAATACGGTTCAGAGATAGCTTTAGTCATTCATACAGCAGCCCAACCTTCCCATGACTGGGCAGCGCGTGAGCCATTAACCGATTTTACCGTGAACGCAAATGGCACGCTGCATCTGCTGGAAGCCACTCGCCTTCACGCACCAGACGCGGTTTTTATCTTTACCTCAACCAACAAAGTTTATGGCGATACACCTAATCGCTTACCTTTGGTTGAAAAAGAATATCGCTGGGAAATCGAACCAGGCCACACCTATGAACCTGGTATCCGCGAAGATATGTCAATTGACCATACACTGCACAGTTTGTTTGGTGCATCGAAGGTAGCGGCTGACGTTTTAGTACAGGAATACGGACGCTACTTTCAAATGAAAACAGCTTGTTTTCGCGGCGGTTGCCTCACCGGACCCAAGCATTCCGGTACGCAATTACACGGGTTTCTCGCTTACTTGATGAAGTGTACAGTTACAGGTAAGCCTTATACAGTTAATGGCTATAAAGGCAAACAAGTCCGCGACAATATTCATAGCGCCGACTTGATCCGGGCATTCTATGAGTTTTTCAAAGCCCCTCGCGTTGCAGAAGTTTACAATACCGGCGGCGGTCGGTACAGCAACTGCTCAATGTTGGAAGGCATTCAAATGTGTGAGGAGATTGCCGGTCGGAAGCTAAATTGGAACTATGCTGACAATAATCGTATTGGCGATCACATTTGGTGGATCAGCGATAATAGTAAGTTTAGTAAGCACTATCCTAACTGGAAAATGCAATATAACGTTCGTCAGATATTACAAGAAATCTACGAGTTCAACAAGGAACGCTGGCCGCAAGAGTCTGTCTGA